A single region of the Halosegnis marinus genome encodes:
- a CDS encoding DUF499 domain-containing protein, whose amino-acid sequence MANADSLTQTLADTVTLSEELREEGRIDGQVKLYNIDDEDEFEADADTFFKRTVTTQGLQETLSILRDSLNGDDPRKAHVLYGPYGSGKSHQMVALYHCFAAPRVAGEWAADKGNVDGLQAALPEDATAITVAMQYENNDYDYLWEPFFEGLDADPGDFDTGGYPDIKTIQEAVGDRTVAFIIDELEDWFDTLDKDLESANRGFLQALMEATAIESLDLFTIASVLRRGSKVHDILNREDAVQVNMDSKVSKEDVLLHRLIDGVEEGPASDIIDGYLEAYHRSDYVDDEAVTRDEMLELYPFHPALIETLESRYYAGDENQNTRGMIYLFSTLLLELQDQTDLITHGDIDAEQFEDELIKIDFARPTACVNDIKRLDASIDFGRRILNTILLYSLNDSQGEGADVSEIVMGTYQTNNRISDIYIQLEQIHGVAWHLHKLNGKYAIRDKRNPNALIRNAASDVSERAAKGEIADMVSELFGPHSYTVGFRPDELSKIPDTNQVKVIIHSEEWTPERVRAVITNDGRGRSWRNTFIFVQPNEGDAIESGTRYIDKARYVEGARQVLADQGLDDGIRARIKNMKEQEEQELRKELRLAYGDVIDGDDLLNEFEMATPMQLDVFVLDEDKDEYSAKTLIDEAAADPFDLESHIWPIAEDLLERKGETTIQAIYEEFLTKPALPIPGGTGDVLDAAKNGGLVDKPILLHTPTDGFSTDLDQLTPQTKLVLEADIDVWEIDDVIDDIRGQFSAGTTELAIGDYYNTLTSKTQVRIEGDEKDLLFMAIGRLTNDDGYVIARGAELLDEPQLDGTVRDVSRATQIGPSAVAERLREAIDDTGEASVEAVLRAIRGDTSVYLPAEDTEQAVTEAVMTLLSEQHLLRTENGYVDSLGDRDVFEMTIVPSVSGAIAAEIDDYIGSLDSDTNFTIDDLHTRFGSSAPEAAIKTYLLQHLGTDSDPAYVIANNGSTDPGQWMPGYPFSTPKSDEELIWEFHYNGGSAADLRDKWNREQDEGSVNHATIEFTLPEDGGLPAELQDTATVEHTTIELALEANQPAAELTAFFEGLSDDAHSIIVDAEFTKE is encoded by the coding sequence ATGGCAAACGCGGATTCGCTGACGCAAACCCTCGCTGACACTGTCACACTCAGCGAGGAGCTCCGGGAGGAGGGCCGCATTGATGGCCAGGTCAAACTCTATAATATCGACGACGAGGACGAATTTGAGGCGGATGCGGATACCTTCTTCAAGCGGACGGTCACGACCCAGGGTCTACAGGAGACGCTCTCGATCCTTCGTGATTCACTCAACGGCGATGACCCGCGAAAGGCGCACGTACTCTACGGGCCGTACGGTTCGGGGAAGTCCCACCAGATGGTGGCGCTGTATCACTGCTTTGCCGCACCACGCGTCGCCGGCGAGTGGGCCGCCGATAAAGGAAACGTCGACGGGCTCCAGGCGGCGCTCCCCGAGGATGCGACGGCGATCACCGTCGCGATGCAGTACGAGAACAACGACTATGACTACCTGTGGGAGCCATTCTTCGAAGGCCTCGATGCCGACCCCGGTGACTTCGATACCGGCGGCTACCCGGACATCAAGACCATCCAGGAGGCCGTTGGCGATCGGACGGTCGCGTTCATCATCGACGAGCTCGAAGACTGGTTTGACACCCTGGACAAAGACCTAGAGTCCGCAAACCGGGGGTTCCTCCAGGCCCTCATGGAGGCGACAGCGATCGAGTCGCTCGATCTGTTCACCATTGCCTCGGTGCTTCGCCGCGGCTCCAAAGTCCATGATATCCTCAATCGGGAGGATGCAGTCCAGGTGAACATGGACAGTAAGGTGAGCAAGGAAGATGTCCTCCTCCACCGCTTGATCGACGGGGTCGAGGAAGGGCCCGCGAGCGACATCATCGACGGCTATCTCGAGGCGTACCACCGCTCGGATTACGTCGACGATGAGGCCGTCACGCGCGACGAGATGCTGGAGCTGTACCCGTTCCATCCGGCGCTCATCGAGACGCTCGAGTCGCGGTACTATGCCGGCGATGAGAACCAAAACACTCGCGGGATGATCTATCTGTTCTCGACGCTGCTCTTGGAGCTGCAGGACCAGACGGATCTCATCACTCACGGCGATATCGACGCCGAGCAGTTCGAAGACGAGCTCATCAAAATCGACTTCGCCCGCCCGACCGCCTGTGTCAACGATATCAAGCGGCTGGATGCGAGTATCGACTTCGGCCGGCGGATCCTGAACACGATCCTCCTCTACTCGCTCAACGACAGCCAGGGTGAGGGCGCGGACGTGTCCGAGATCGTCATGGGGACCTACCAGACGAACAACCGGATCTCGGATATCTACATCCAGCTTGAGCAGATCCACGGTGTCGCCTGGCACCTCCACAAGCTGAACGGCAAGTATGCGATTCGTGATAAGCGGAACCCGAACGCGCTGATTCGCAATGCAGCCAGCGATGTCTCCGAACGGGCCGCCAAAGGCGAAATCGCGGATATGGTCAGCGAGCTCTTCGGGCCGCATTCCTACACCGTCGGCTTCCGCCCGGATGAGCTCTCGAAGATTCCCGACACCAACCAGGTGAAGGTGATTATCCACAGTGAGGAGTGGACGCCGGAACGCGTCCGTGCGGTTATCACAAACGACGGCCGTGGGCGTTCCTGGCGTAACACGTTCATCTTCGTCCAACCGAACGAAGGCGATGCGATCGAATCGGGCACCCGCTACATCGACAAGGCGCGCTACGTTGAGGGTGCTCGCCAGGTGCTCGCCGACCAGGGCCTCGATGATGGGATCCGAGCCCGGATCAAGAACATGAAAGAGCAAGAAGAGCAGGAGCTCCGCAAGGAGCTTCGGCTCGCGTACGGAGACGTCATCGATGGCGATGACTTGCTGAATGAATTCGAGATGGCGACGCCGATGCAGCTGGACGTGTTTGTTCTTGACGAGGATAAGGACGAGTACAGCGCCAAGACGCTCATCGACGAGGCCGCGGCCGACCCGTTCGATCTCGAGTCACACATCTGGCCGATCGCAGAAGATCTGCTTGAACGCAAGGGCGAGACGACAATCCAGGCTATCTACGAGGAGTTCCTCACCAAGCCAGCGCTCCCGATCCCCGGCGGCACTGGCGATGTCCTCGATGCCGCGAAGAACGGCGGCCTCGTTGACAAGCCCATTTTGCTCCACACGCCGACAGACGGCTTTAGCACCGATCTCGATCAGCTGACGCCCCAGACGAAGCTCGTGCTTGAGGCCGACATCGATGTCTGGGAGATCGACGATGTGATCGATGACATCCGCGGGCAGTTTTCCGCCGGGACAACGGAGCTCGCGATCGGCGACTACTACAACACACTCACCTCGAAGACCCAAGTCCGGATCGAGGGCGACGAAAAGGATCTGTTGTTCATGGCGATCGGCCGGCTGACGAACGACGACGGCTACGTGATCGCCAGGGGGGCAGAGCTCCTCGATGAACCCCAGCTGGACGGTACCGTTCGGGATGTCTCGCGTGCCACACAGATCGGCCCGTCGGCAGTGGCCGAGCGGCTGCGTGAGGCGATCGACGACACTGGGGAAGCGTCAGTAGAGGCCGTTCTTCGAGCGATCCGTGGCGACACGAGCGTGTATCTCCCCGCCGAGGACACAGAGCAAGCAGTCACGGAGGCCGTGATGACGCTCCTCAGCGAGCAGCATCTCCTCCGCACGGAGAACGGCTATGTCGACTCCCTCGGCGATCGGGATGTGTTCGAGATGACGATCGTGCCGAGTGTTTCCGGCGCGATCGCAGCCGAGATCGACGATTACATCGGCTCGCTTGACTCGGACACCAATTTCACCATCGACGACTTGCACACCCGTTTTGGCAGCTCCGCTCCCGAGGCTGCGATCAAGACGTATCTGCTACAGCATCTCGGGACCGACAGCGACCCGGCGTATGTCATCGCGAACAACGGGTCGACGGATCCCGGCCAGTGGATGCCCGGTTATCCGTTTAGCACGCCCAAGTCCGACGAGGAGCTCATCTGGGAATTCCACTACAACGGGGGCTCGGCGGCCGATCTCCGCGACAAGTGGAACCGAGAACAGGACGAGGGATCGGTCAACCACGCGACGATCGAATTCACCCTCCCCGAGGATGGGGGCCTGCCGGCCGAGCTCCAGGACACGGCCACGGTGGAACATACGACGATCGAGCTCGCACTTGAGGCGAACCAACCCGCGGCCGAGCTGACAGCGTTTTTCGAAGGGCTCAGTGACGACGCCCACAGTATCATCGTCGACGCTGAATTCACGAAAGAGTAG